Proteins from a single region of Primulina tabacum isolate GXHZ01 chromosome 5, ASM2559414v2, whole genome shotgun sequence:
- the LOC142546986 gene encoding F-box protein At3g07870-like, translated as MELDGSKRRSKRFMNSEGRGNNWIDEQPCDSAAAVISRLSFPICELPVHILCDIFSRLPLKSIFQCQCVCKTFLDLLKDPYFIELHFSRSSTLTTYLFFHENLRKRAILRFLSFNHDEVDISLCSSDDQSFNHDFRVRPHIACQISAQFDHIRRLDFVGSCNGLLCLYIESPPKPFYAICNPICCKMIKLPSLVVSAPLYTHANNAGFGYCLKTKKYKVISFMYLKSIDSVTSAESKKMVAKIHTLGSDSWRRVENAPRPKLKSFDPFLNGVLHWITDSYKPCELVSSFDLATEKFKFVPPPAHFSLQYVNRISWINIGVLKDCLCICYIYEDADFEVWLMREYGVKESWTRHVSIDTKFYIKLQVEDLQRPIKFLNNGDLWFISSSESLVSFSPTKKTFRELRAMGHRKREVNAHDFSFISLEDVVGAECPKMMGMKLKNVMSLC; from the coding sequence ATGGAGTTAGACGGGAGCAAGAGACGCAGCAAACGTTTTATGAATAGTGAGGGACGAGGGAACAACTGGATTGATGAACAACCTTGTGATAGTGCTGCAGCCGTGATAAGTAGACTAAGTTTTCCTATATGTGAGTTGCCAGTCCATATATTGTGTGATATTTTTTCTAGGCTTCCGCTGAAGAGTATATTCCAATGTCAATGTGTTTGCAAGACGTTTCTCGACCTTCTCAAGGATCCTTATTTTATCGAATTACATTTTTCCAGATCATCTACCTTAACAACCTAtctattttttcatgaaaactTGCGGAAACGTGCGATTCTCCGCTTCCTTTCCTTTAATCATGATGAGGTTGATATATCCTTGTGCTCTAGTGATGATCaaagttttaatcatgacttTCGTGTTAGGCCACATATTGCGTGTCAGATTAGTGCTCAATTCGATCACATCCGAAGACTTGATTTTGTTGGATCATGCAATGGACTTCTGTGTTTGTATATTGAATCACCACCAAAACCCTTCTATGCAATATGTAACCCTATATGCTGCAAAATGATAAAGCTTCCTAGCCTGGTTGTCTCAGCTCCCCTTTATACTCATGCAAACAATGCCGGATTTGGATATTGCCTAAAAACTAAGAAGTATAAGGTTATCAGTTTCATGTACCTTAAGTCCATTGACTCTGTGACTTCTGCAGAATCGAAAAAAATGGTAGCTAAAATACACACACTTGGTTCAGATTCATGGAGAAGGGTTGAAAATGCCCCTAGGCCAAAACTTAAatcatttgatccttttctaAATGGTGTACTCCACTGGATAACCGACAGTTATAAACCTTGTGAGCTTGTAAGTTCATTCGACTTGGCAACAGAAAAATTCAAGTTTGTCCCGCCTCCAGCTCACTTCAGTCTACAATATGTGAACAGAATCTCCTGGATCAATATTGGGGTTCTAAAAGATTGCCTCTGCATCTGCTACATTTACGAGGATGCTGACTTCGAGGTTTGGTTAATGAGAGAATATGGAGTTAAAGAATCATGGACCAGACACGTCAGCATTGACACGAAGTTTTACATTAAATTGCAGGTTGAGGATCTGCAACGACCTATTAAATTTTTGAACAACGGCGATCTGTGGTTTATATCTAGTTCAGAATCTCTTGTTTCTTTTAGTCCTACTAAAAAAACTTTCAGGGAGTTGAGAGCAATGGGACACCGGAAAAGGGAGGTTAATGCGCATGATTTCAGCTTCATATCCCTCGAGGATGTTGTGGGAGCAGAATGTCCTAAAATGATGGGCATGAAACTTAAAAACGTGATGTCTTTGTGTTGA
- the LOC142546988 gene encoding uncharacterized protein LOC142546988: protein MESLFANLSLSTEEEEELVFESSDIQTPDQNSEFCLVGRFLTDRLINFNIMRNRLAEIWRPVRGMAVKEIRPNIYLFQFFHSMDLSRIMDGGPWTFDNFLLIHQKLQPGEVPTNVPLYFVNFWIQVHDLPMGFMSQSVGKQLGDFVGRFIEYDDKNNSSFWRSYMRIRVNVDVRKPLKIFKKIKKARGEFSIVNFKYEKLSIFCFYCGILGHSDKFCDLLFEATNSNPTKEWGTWLRATPRRSAATGGERWLRDEDGDGNSKNTTEGNGDFLKDGRDHRRNQGISKDLIPHQSGTQMVVANSNINSNNKEINAPKIIGNQVEEHIELTIHDDKKRRRDGLRPEAQVKIMDLDSSHESQDELDKLPNHPKIQCDHFLTAGLEHQARRER from the coding sequence ATGGAGTCCTTGTTTGCAAATCTCTCCCTCTCCACTGAGGAGGAAGAAGAATTGGTTTTTGAATCATCAGACATCCAGACTCCAGACCAGAACTCTGAGTTTTGTTTGGTTGGGAGATTCCTCACTGATCGTCTAATCAACTTTAACATCATGCGCAACAGGTTGGCGGAAATTTGGCGACCTGTGCGGGGCATGGCTGTAAAAGAAATCAGACCTAACATCTACTTGTTCCAGTTTTTCCACTCTATGGACCTGAGCCGCATAATGGATGGGGGCCCCTGGACCTTCGACAACTTCCTGCTTATTCATCAAAAACTCCAACCTGGTGAAGTCCCCACAAATGTGCCATTATACTTCGTCAATTTTTGGATTCAAGTGCATGATCTACCCATGGGATTCATGTCTCAAAGCGTAGGCAAACAACTGGGTGATTTTGTTGGAAGATTTATTGAATATGACGACAAAAATAACTCATCATTCTGGAGGAGCTACATGCGTATAAGAGTCAACGTGGACGTTCGTAAACCGTTGAAGATATTCAAGAAGATTAAAAAGGCGAGGGGAGAGTTCTCAATCGTCaattttaaatatgaaaaaCTTAGTATCTTCTGTTTCTACTGTGGTATTCTGGGCCATTCAGACAAGTTTTGTGATCTACTTTTCGAAGCAACCAACTCAAATCCTACTAAAGAATGGGGGACATGGCTAAGGGCAACTCCAAGGCGATCAGCAGCCACCGGCGGAGAACGGTGGTTACGGGATGAGGACGGCGATGGCAATAGTAAAAACACTACGGAGGGAAATGGTGATTTTTTGAAAGATGGCCGAGATCACAGGAGAAATCAAGGGATATCCAAAGATTTGATTCCCCACCAATCAGGAACTCAAATGGTGGTTGCCAACTCGAACATAAATTCGAATAACAAGGAAATCAATGCTCCCAAGATTATAGGCAATCAAGTAGAGGAACATATTGAACTGACCATTCATGATGATAAGAAGAGGAGACGAGATGGGCTGCGGCCAGAAGCCCAAGTTAAAATTATGGACCTAGACTCCTCCCATGAATCACAAGACGAGCTTGACAAGCTTCCTAATCACCCAAAGATCCAATGCGACCATTTTTTAACGGCAGGCCTGGAACACCAGGCCCGCCGAGAAAGATGA
- the LOC142544167 gene encoding uncharacterized protein LOC142544167, whose protein sequence is MDSGLSDLPLIGYQFTWERGKGTNTAVEERLDRALASSWMEKFPNAQLHNLCASVSDHSPILINTTPRLQMGRTRDFMFENKWLKEPDLQDFITVNWENSEGDNIMEKMESLSTKLAEWGRKKNSIFKDEIEQCKKDIEKLRLSDSEEDAVGIQKIKYILTKLISQEELHWKQKAKEHWLQYGDLNTQFFHSVATQRKEMNRIKSLDDDSGVRHSNITDICKVVSTYFENLFEDADAIYEPVMQVVDRVVTNEVNESLTAPFKDEEFKKAIFQMKADKSPGPDGFNPGFFQKFWNLVGS, encoded by the coding sequence ATGGATAGTGGACTCTCGGACTTACCATTAATAGGATACCAGTTCACTTGGGAAAGAGGGAAAGGAACGAACACGGCCGTTGAAGAACGCCTCGATCGTGCTCTAGCATCCTCCTGGATGGAAAAGTTTCCCAATGCTCAGCTCCATAACCTCTGCGCTTCTGTGTCAGATCACTCACCAATCCTCATCAACACCACACCTCGATTGCAAATGGGTAGAACTCGAGATTTTATGTTTGAAAACAAATGGCTTAAAGAGCCAGATTTACAAGATTTTATCACCGTCAATTGGGAGAACAGCGAAGGGGACAATATCATGGAAAAAATGGAGTCCTTATCTACTAAGCTAGCTGAGTGGGGTCGAAAGAAAAACAGTATTTTCAAAGATGAGATCGAACAGTGCAAAAAAGACATTGAGAAACTCCGCTTGTCCGATAGTGAAGAAGATGCAGTTGGGATTCAAAAAATTAAGTATATTCTCACCAAGCTAATCAGTCAGGAAGAGTTGCATTGGAAGCAAAAAGCAAAGGAGCATTGGCTTCAATATGGAGATCTTAACACACAATTCTTTCACTCAGTGGCTACTCAACGAAAGGAAATGAACCGAATCAAATCGCTCGACGATGACAGTGGGGTAAGGCACTCAAACATTACAGATATTTGCAAGGTAGTCTCGACATACTTCGAAAATTTATTCGAGGATGCCGATGCAATCTATGAACCTGTCATGCAAGTCGTAGATAGAGTGGTCACAAACGAAGTAAACGAGAGCTTAACAGCGCCATTCAAAGATGAAGAGTTCAAGAAAGCTATTTTTCAAATGAAAGCTGACAAGTCGCCTGGACCGGACGGTTTCAACCCGGGTTTTTTCCAAAAATTCTGGAATCTGGTGGGCTCTTAG